A window of the Xiashengella succiniciproducens genome harbors these coding sequences:
- a CDS encoding IS1380 family transposase — MSTKITKIGITTNKISGRGGLPLFLRYTEQIGLYGLISRNVSSLLTGNSKGLQLQQFVKQIVAFFIDGTNMAISSFDQSKKDEGYACLLECKTDQLASSHQVKRFFGKLSVISNSVFNKILNELFIWRLHISKPKVIELGIDTMVLDNDDAAKREGCEVTYKRKKGFQPLHICWGSFLIDVTFRKGSAHSNHGSDYTDRVRSIVNLIRKRYSKEVPIVVCADSGFADQKAYEIFEQELNIHYITTGKLYNDVTEYVKALPIDTLGKITKNKAVWQFAEFASKLKSWSKFRRCFFTRLHRDDTGQYVMEFGKPDSVIYTNIGNCPVADKRLRASGGDEWFKADTIIRKSHQRGADELIHRSIKELATREQLPFKSFGMNRAYYFMLVVTHFIFEAYKQDVTAEVIPVTVYPNTFRRKLIDFAVKITSRARSIVLNVTRVIYETINIEELWERCQSPPKIQFA; from the coding sequence ATGAGTACGAAGATAACAAAAATCGGCATTACAACCAATAAAATTTCTGGTCGTGGAGGGCTCCCTTTATTTCTTCGCTACACTGAGCAAATTGGCTTATATGGGCTAATATCGCGTAATGTTTCTTCTCTGCTTACTGGAAACAGCAAAGGCTTGCAGCTTCAACAGTTTGTAAAACAGATTGTTGCATTTTTTATAGATGGCACAAATATGGCCATAAGCAGTTTTGATCAAAGTAAAAAGGATGAAGGATATGCATGTTTGCTTGAATGCAAGACCGACCAATTGGCCTCTTCTCACCAGGTCAAACGTTTTTTTGGGAAGCTGTCCGTTATTTCAAACTCGGTATTCAATAAGATACTTAATGAACTGTTTATCTGGAGGCTTCACATATCCAAACCCAAAGTTATAGAACTGGGCATTGACACCATGGTTTTGGATAATGACGATGCTGCGAAACGCGAAGGTTGCGAGGTCACTTACAAGCGTAAGAAAGGGTTTCAGCCACTTCATATATGCTGGGGCTCGTTTCTGATAGACGTGACCTTTAGAAAAGGAAGTGCTCATTCCAATCATGGATCAGATTACACCGACAGGGTACGCTCTATAGTAAATCTGATACGCAAGAGATACTCCAAAGAAGTCCCTATTGTGGTGTGCGCCGATAGTGGGTTTGCGGATCAGAAAGCGTACGAGATATTCGAGCAAGAGCTTAATATACATTACATTACAACAGGAAAATTGTACAATGATGTTACTGAATATGTAAAGGCTTTACCCATTGACACTTTGGGCAAAATCACTAAAAATAAAGCAGTCTGGCAATTTGCGGAATTTGCCAGCAAGTTGAAATCCTGGTCCAAGTTTCGTCGTTGCTTTTTTACCAGATTGCACCGGGATGATACCGGGCAGTACGTAATGGAATTTGGTAAGCCTGACAGCGTCATCTATACCAATATCGGGAACTGTCCTGTCGCTGACAAAAGGCTTCGGGCATCCGGTGGAGATGAGTGGTTTAAAGCTGATACCATCATACGAAAATCACACCAAAGAGGAGCCGACGAGTTGATACATCGTAGCATTAAAGAGCTTGCTACCAGAGAACAACTTCCTTTTAAATCCTTTGGAATGAACAGAGCCTATTATTTTATGCTGGTAGTTACACACTTTATTTTCGAAGCATACAAACAAGATGTTACCGCAGAGGTTATTCCGGTAACCGTATATCCTAATACATTCAGAAGAAAGCTTATTGATTTTGCTGTCAAGATAACCTCAAGGGCAAGGAGTATTGTCCTGAATGTCACCAGAGTAATTTATGAAACGATAAATATTGAAGAGTTATGGGAACGGTGTCAGTCACCGCCGAAAATTCAGTTTGCATAA
- a CDS encoding helix-turn-helix domain-containing protein, which translates to MSTKLNKPNNLKEKFDALFNSIPEKDKLDIDAKVLMFRFLEIVEEEREKRDMNRKDLADILGVRPAFVSQLFNGNKLLNLVHMAKLQKAFGFEFEVRNGNAKVQIDDFIPKGDGKGVWVYKPFAKPDYEKKEVLPETGECFNIVA; encoded by the coding sequence ATGAGTACGAAATTGAATAAGCCTAATAATCTAAAGGAGAAGTTTGATGCACTCTTTAACAGTATCCCTGAAAAGGACAAACTTGATATTGATGCTAAGGTGTTGATGTTCCGCTTTTTAGAAATAGTAGAAGAGGAACGTGAGAAGAGGGACATGAACAGAAAGGATCTGGCTGATATTTTGGGAGTTAGACCTGCTTTTGTCTCACAGCTTTTTAATGGGAACAAACTTCTGAACCTTGTTCATATGGCAAAACTTCAAAAGGCATTTGGATTTGAATTTGAAGTTAGAAATGGAAATGCGAAAGTTCAGATAGATGACTTCATTCCAAAAGGAGATGGTAAGGGTGTTTGGGTATATAAACCATTTGCTAAACCTGACTATGAGAAAAAAGAGGTGTTGCCTGAGACAGGAGAGTGTTTTAACATAGTTGCATAA
- the istB gene encoding IS21-like element helper ATPase IstB, whose product MNNNQTVEKLRHMRINAMADLHLQHVKNNQLGTLTADEYLALLTDHEWEERQNKKINRLIKHAGFRQKATLADIDYSATRTLDKNMFQRLATLDFIKRNENVIITGLTGVGKSFLAQAIGHQACMMEYKVLYSITSRLFKRLKLSRMDGTYMNDINKLAKTDVLILDDFGLQAFDKQDRESLMDIIEDRHSKKTTIVASQIPVSVWYDIIGEGTIADAILDRLVNASHRIDLNGPSLRKGILASE is encoded by the coding sequence ATGAACAACAATCAAACAGTAGAAAAACTTCGCCATATGCGAATCAATGCTATGGCAGACCTGCATTTACAGCACGTCAAGAATAATCAGTTAGGCACTTTGACTGCGGATGAATACCTGGCCTTACTTACCGATCATGAATGGGAAGAGCGTCAGAATAAGAAAATCAACAGACTTATTAAACATGCCGGGTTCAGACAAAAAGCCACACTCGCAGACATCGATTACAGTGCCACCAGAACGCTTGATAAAAACATGTTCCAACGGCTGGCCACACTTGATTTTATTAAGAGAAACGAGAACGTTATAATAACCGGGTTAACAGGGGTTGGAAAGAGCTTCCTTGCTCAGGCTATTGGCCATCAAGCCTGCATGATGGAATACAAGGTTCTTTACTCAATTACGTCCAGATTATTTAAGCGCCTTAAATTATCAAGGATGGATGGAACATATATGAATGATATTAATAAATTAGCCAAAACGGATGTCCTTATACTAGATGATTTTGGGCTACAAGCTTTTGACAAGCAGGACCGTGAGTCGCTTATGGATATAATAGAAGACAGACACAGTAAGAAAACAACTATTGTGGCTTCACAAATACCAGTCTCGGTTTGGTACGACATTATTGGAGAAGGAACGATTGCAGATGCAATACTCGACCGACTGGTAAACGCCTCTCATCGAATCGACCTAAATGGACCCTCATTAAGAAAGGGGATTTTAGCAAGCGAATAG
- a CDS encoding cation:proton antiporter, producing MKKRYRNTAFYVGVTGGFAFLVYCLIIAGSKLEDGGSVVSVASGNTPWADFVHSIASNLGHPLALLLAQIVTIILTARLLGWLCNRIGQPAVIGEIIAGIVLGPSLIGYYFPAFSEALFPVESLGNLQFISQIGLILFMFIIGMELDLKILKKKAGDAVIVSHASIVIPFALGMALSYFLYANFAPEGVRFSSFGLFLGISMSVTALDLSGNVLFKKDGNSDIATFRYGYECAAPSAAISKVSHNSVSVSWNSNSSIREYIVSYRKENDSEWQEVTTSNVGLTIDNLEHSVQYELYVRASCGDASSSNERLLRFKTDRFVDYSCGAGAPRISFENQDPLPALHRFDEFKAADFYIEVTEVSGTQGVFSGRGLASIPFLEFLKFEVSFNDITINTDRQMIDGHVVFLHEEETGKIPGRNMGVGGSQGAEGSQELSFEEALNEIADQKVTIDEEVADVSVSNGNVTVVTESGQTQSYLVGENQTLAIVTPESIVVVDQASGQVFQAPNTPPGSSSNVRTPSQSGIHGCLVTFRPSATQRLGFDAVGNGVVKPNSYFLRDRNGDTVPWKSLEAGNTDYVAMLTNGDCQADSLRFIRESGLLTPTTPGRNNSLELLLTGGFQGQEERLTVARATTNHINDSTSEEILTEAGVLGLVSYQRITRDVFLIPVNGASFPTASTQLSDIEKRLNEIYGSAVINWNVHFDEPIEVGRINEAEFKVEGTAMLSKYTSDMNRVIRTYKRNRPSDDNSLYLFFVELSDLGTSRKGFMPLAGNFGFIFNFSASDFDLLAHELAHGAFNLRHTFSDKAQHYFPVQQTANLMDYAGGTDLWKYQWDLIHNPESILFSWAQDEEEGAYSLPCLGWFDDCDDVLKILETFRNARIKGNQVKINGQTKIEERILIANSIKVGDTDYKRIRLIYKPKTEDYTFNPTKYSFYDQQFFVTDGSVDWQRGFVYYKDSEELFKILVDDETSKIGKLKEYLFGKEYDEIIQIFTNNTVLTPDEIRDVREQIAMLKDEDQKKELFLELQTKVPYHNQRNNDQTQYLADRMCNLTSQAMCLEYLGIACPDANMQFEDYLEQIRENNNFGDRTTPDARQKITEHLGACYQYKEFKGTFSDNKEKIKEVLLPKLETGCSIMLSVWPGCKGHLIRLQSITNEGLIVDDPYGKVKGKTDGFDWREACNSGGYDTNSNTFEDTKGSDNLWKWSDIQDVTLKYVEIYCTCK from the coding sequence ATGAAGAAGCGTTACAGGAATACAGCCTTTTATGTAGGAGTTACAGGAGGCTTTGCCTTTTTGGTGTATTGCCTGATTATAGCAGGCAGCAAACTGGAGGACGGGGGCTCAGTTGTATCGGTCGCTTCAGGCAATACTCCGTGGGCTGACTTTGTGCATTCTATCGCTTCTAATCTTGGGCATCCCCTTGCCCTTCTGCTTGCCCAGATAGTAACAATTATCCTGACAGCCCGTCTTTTGGGGTGGCTATGCAACAGGATAGGACAGCCTGCTGTAATCGGAGAGATAATAGCCGGTATCGTACTCGGTCCTTCACTTATAGGCTATTACTTCCCGGCCTTTAGTGAAGCCCTCTTTCCTGTTGAGTCGCTTGGCAACCTGCAATTTATAAGTCAGATAGGTCTGATCCTGTTTATGTTTATAATAGGCATGGAGCTGGACCTTAAGATTTTGAAAAAGAAGGCAGGCGATGCTGTAATAGTTAGTCATGCAAGTATAGTAATACCCTTTGCCCTGGGTATGGCCTTGTCGTACTTTCTGTACGCCAACTTTGCCCCTGAGGGAGTACGATTTTCATCCTTCGGACTGTTTCTGGGCATCTCGATGAGCGTAACAGCCCTTGACCTAAGTGGAAATGTGCTTTTTAAGAAGGATGGAAACTCCGACATTGCAACCTTTAGATACGGTTATGAATGTGCTGCCCCCTCAGCCGCAATTTCAAAAGTATCCCACAACAGCGTTTCCGTATCGTGGAACAGCAACAGCAGTATTAGAGAGTATATTGTAAGTTACAGAAAAGAGAACGATTCAGAGTGGCAAGAAGTAACTACCAGCAACGTTGGCCTCACCATCGATAATTTAGAACACAGCGTTCAATACGAATTATATGTCAGAGCATCTTGTGGCGACGCAAGCAGTAGTAATGAGCGCTTACTTCGGTTTAAAACCGATCGTTTTGTAGATTACAGTTGTGGAGCAGGAGCTCCGAGGATAAGCTTCGAGAATCAAGATCCCTTACCTGCCCTACATCGCTTCGACGAGTTTAAAGCAGCCGATTTCTATATTGAAGTCACCGAGGTGAGTGGCACCCAAGGCGTTTTCTCAGGTCGCGGACTGGCCTCCATCCCCTTTCTCGAATTTCTTAAGTTTGAAGTATCTTTTAACGACATTACCATCAACACCGATCGGCAGATGATTGATGGGCACGTAGTATTTCTTCACGAAGAAGAAACCGGCAAAATCCCCGGTCGTAATATGGGTGTTGGAGGTTCGCAAGGAGCGGAGGGTTCACAAGAATTAAGTTTTGAAGAAGCCCTTAATGAGATTGCAGACCAGAAGGTGACAATTGATGAAGAAGTTGCTGACGTTAGCGTCAGCAACGGCAATGTAACTGTTGTTACCGAAAGCGGGCAGACCCAAAGTTATTTGGTAGGCGAGAATCAGACCCTCGCCATAGTAACCCCCGAGAGCATCGTTGTTGTTGATCAAGCCTCAGGGCAAGTATTCCAGGCACCTAACACCCCTCCCGGCAGTTCATCCAACGTGCGCACCCCATCTCAATCAGGCATTCATGGCTGTTTGGTAACCTTTAGGCCCTCCGCCACCCAACGCTTAGGTTTCGATGCCGTAGGCAACGGTGTAGTTAAGCCCAATAGCTACTTTTTGCGCGACCGCAATGGAGATACCGTTCCTTGGAAATCGCTCGAAGCAGGCAATACCGACTATGTTGCAATGTTAACCAATGGCGATTGTCAGGCAGATAGTCTGCGCTTTATTCGTGAAAGCGGACTTTTAACCCCCACAACCCCGGGCCGCAACAACTCCCTTGAACTACTGCTTACCGGAGGTTTTCAAGGTCAGGAAGAGCGTCTGACCGTAGCAAGGGCCACTACAAATCATATAAATGACAGTACAAGTGAAGAAATTCTCACCGAAGCCGGAGTGTTGGGGCTGGTAAGCTACCAACGCATAACCCGTGATGTCTTTCTTATTCCCGTTAACGGAGCTTCCTTTCCAACGGCTTCCACGCAATTGTCCGATATCGAAAAGCGCCTCAATGAAATATACGGATCCGCTGTAATCAACTGGAATGTACATTTTGACGAGCCAATAGAAGTAGGCCGCATAAACGAGGCCGAATTTAAGGTAGAGGGTACCGCCATGCTGAGCAAGTACACCTCCGATATGAACAGAGTTATTCGCACCTACAAACGCAACCGCCCATCTGACGATAACAGCCTGTACCTGTTCTTTGTAGAGTTATCCGATTTGGGCACCAGTCGCAAAGGATTCATGCCCTTAGCGGGTAATTTCGGCTTTATATTTAACTTTAGTGCTTCTGACTTTGACCTGTTGGCCCACGAGTTGGCTCATGGCGCCTTCAACCTTCGCCACACCTTCAGCGATAAAGCCCAGCACTATTTCCCAGTGCAACAAACCGCCAATCTTATGGACTATGCCGGCGGCACCGATCTGTGGAAATACCAATGGGATTTGATTCATAACCCGGAAAGCATACTCTTTAGCTGGGCGCAGGATGAGGAGGAGGGGGCTTATAGCCTACCTTGTTTAGGATGGTTTGATGATTGTGATGATGTACTGAAGATTTTAGAAACTTTCCGTAATGCCCGTATAAAAGGCAATCAGGTAAAAATAAACGGGCAAACGAAAATTGAGGAACGGATATTGATAGCAAATTCCATAAAAGTTGGAGATACAGACTATAAACGGATACGATTAATTTATAAGCCTAAGACAGAAGATTATACATTTAATCCGACCAAATATAGCTTTTATGACCAACAGTTTTTTGTGACAGATGGCTCTGTGGATTGGCAGCGAGGATTTGTTTACTATAAAGATAGTGAAGAGCTATTTAAAATACTGGTGGATGATGAAACATCCAAAATTGGGAAGCTGAAGGAATATTTGTTTGGCAAAGAGTACGATGAAATAATACAAATATTTACAAATAATACAGTTTTAACCCCGGATGAAATTAGAGATGTGAGGGAACAAATTGCAATGTTAAAGGATGAAGACCAGAAGAAAGAACTCTTTTTGGAGTTGCAAACTAAGGTTCCTTATCACAATCAACGCAACAACGACCAAACGCAATATCTTGCAGACAGGATGTGCAATTTGACCTCGCAAGCCATGTGCCTTGAATACCTTGGTATTGCTTGCCCTGATGCCAATATGCAGTTTGAAGATTATTTGGAGCAGATACGGGAAAACAATAATTTCGGAGATAGAACTACACCGGATGCAAGACAGAAGATAACAGAGCACTTAGGAGCATGTTATCAATATAAAGAATTTAAAGGTACCTTTTCTGATAATAAAGAAAAAATTAAAGAAGTATTATTACCAAAATTAGAAACAGGTTGTTCGATAATGTTATCAGTTTGGCCTGGTTGCAAAGGACACCTTATCAGATTGCAAAGCATAACCAACGAAGGCCTGATTGTTGATGATCCATATGGAAAAGTAAAGGGGAAAACCGATGGTTTTGATTGGAGGGAGGCTTGTAATAGTGGTGGTTATGATACCAATTCAAATACATTTGAAGATACTAAGGGCAGCGATAATCTTTGGAAATGGTCGGATATACAGGATGTAACCCTTAAATATGTAGAAATTTATTGTACATGTAAATAA
- the istA gene encoding IS21 family transposase yields MAHILDLMELKQILRLHMDGLSNRRISDTLGIHRNTINSYVSQFKASKHGIEELLKLSDYELAQLFPGHTTIKNPRFDELMQFFTNMHAEPNHPGFTLLHHYSEYKSSAKEPYSYTQFVEHYRRKYSKEKGSMKLPHKPGHELYIDFAGKKLKIVDKHTGEIQAVEVFVAILPCSQYTYVEACPDQTMESLIKCTANALSYFGGVPQAIVSYNLKSAVTKASKYEPRINRSFLDFASHYNSVVNPARGYAPQDKALVENAVNLSYRRIYSPIRNMTFFSLDDLNKEIQKHLVGYNNML; encoded by the coding sequence ATGGCACACATTCTTGATCTAATGGAACTAAAGCAAATTTTAAGGTTGCACATGGATGGCTTAAGTAATCGTCGTATATCTGATACTCTTGGCATTCATCGCAACACTATTAACAGTTATGTAAGTCAGTTTAAGGCTAGTAAGCATGGCATAGAAGAACTCCTAAAGCTATCGGATTATGAACTTGCCCAGTTGTTCCCGGGCCACACCACCATAAAGAATCCTCGCTTTGATGAACTGATGCAGTTCTTCACCAATATGCATGCAGAACCAAATCATCCTGGATTTACGCTACTACATCATTACTCTGAATATAAGTCGTCAGCTAAAGAGCCATACAGTTACACTCAATTTGTCGAGCACTACCGAAGGAAGTACTCTAAAGAGAAGGGCTCGATGAAACTTCCCCATAAGCCCGGTCATGAACTCTACATTGACTTCGCCGGCAAGAAGCTTAAAATAGTTGATAAGCATACCGGGGAAATCCAGGCAGTAGAGGTGTTTGTGGCTATTTTGCCCTGCAGTCAGTACACTTACGTTGAGGCCTGTCCCGACCAAACCATGGAATCCTTAATAAAGTGCACTGCCAATGCCTTGTCATACTTTGGGGGCGTACCCCAGGCCATTGTATCATATAATCTAAAGTCAGCAGTTACTAAAGCCAGTAAATACGAGCCTCGTATCAATCGCTCATTTTTAGATTTTGCGAGTCATTACAACAGCGTAGTAAATCCGGCTCGTGGATATGCCCCGCAGGATAAAGCATTGGTGGAAAATGCCGTAAACTTATCCTACCGGCGAATTTATTCCCCCATACGCAACATGACCTTCTTTTCTCTGGATGACCTCAATAAAGAGATCCAAAAACACCTTGTAGGCTATAATAACATGTTGTAG
- a CDS encoding DUF1574 domain-containing protein, with protein MNKEILNLLKKGLLFAAFAIPAYLVLLLITANWAPDPLKRNINFRMGSYGHMHSRLKEVRESGQVELLFLGSSHTYRGFDTRLFEAEGWRVFNLGSSSQSHLQTQVLLQRYLQSLRPKLVIYEVYPGTFATDGVESSTDILSNDVVDRYAWTMVLKTPGLKVFNTLVPALWSDWTGQKSTYIEEAVKGPDTYVPRGYVEMELQHYKTVRDTSSREWTWRSKQLRAFAQNLEMLKDAGAEVLLVMAPIPPGHYRNYKNTAVFDSLMQNHGRYYNFNDLMLLNDSLHFYDAHHLNQLGVEAFNRELIKLLKDYWLAL; from the coding sequence ATGAACAAAGAAATACTGAATTTGCTTAAAAAGGGTTTGCTGTTTGCAGCTTTTGCCATTCCGGCCTACTTGGTCCTGCTGCTTATTACAGCCAACTGGGCACCTGATCCTTTAAAGCGCAACATAAATTTCAGGATGGGCTCTTACGGCCACATGCATTCACGCTTAAAGGAGGTTCGTGAAAGCGGGCAGGTGGAATTGCTTTTTTTGGGTTCTTCGCATACCTACCGCGGATTTGACACCCGTCTGTTTGAGGCGGAAGGCTGGAGGGTTTTCAATTTGGGCTCAAGTTCTCAATCGCACCTGCAAACGCAGGTGCTGTTACAACGCTACCTGCAATCACTCCGTCCCAAGCTGGTAATTTATGAGGTGTATCCCGGTACTTTTGCTACGGATGGCGTGGAATCCTCAACAGATATCTTGTCGAACGATGTGGTGGATCGCTACGCCTGGACAATGGTACTAAAAACACCGGGTTTGAAAGTCTTCAACACACTGGTGCCGGCTTTGTGGTCCGACTGGACTGGTCAAAAATCGACTTATATTGAAGAAGCGGTAAAGGGGCCGGACACCTATGTGCCAAGGGGCTACGTAGAGATGGAACTACAGCATTACAAAACGGTGCGGGACACCTCATCCCGCGAGTGGACCTGGCGGTCCAAACAGTTGCGTGCCTTTGCACAAAATCTGGAAATGCTGAAGGATGCGGGCGCCGAAGTGCTTTTGGTTATGGCTCCGATTCCTCCGGGGCATTACCGCAATTATAAAAACACGGCAGTCTTCGACAGTCTGATGCAGAACCATGGTCGCTATTACAACTTCAACGACCTTATGTTACTCAACGATTCCCTCCATTTTTACGACGCACACCACCTGAATCAACTCGGCGTGGAGGCCTTCAACCGGGAGTTGATTAAATTATTGAAAGATTATTGGCTTGCACTATAA
- a CDS encoding MBOAT family O-acyltransferase, with protein MLFNSLDFALFLPIVFVLYWFVTARNLKLQNLLIVVASYVFYGWWDWRFLSLILFSTLVDYLVGLGLSKQENLLKRRVLLWTSIGVNLGFLGFFKYYNFFLDNFIEAFSFFGRDISPNSLNIILPVGISFYTFQTLSYSIDVYKRKLEPTRDFIAFAAFVSFFPQLVAGPIERASNLLPQFYARRTFEYSKAVDGLRQILWGLFKKVVIADNAAEFANMFFNTPADYPGSVLFLGAVFFAFQIYGDFSGYSDIAIGTARLFGFSLMQNFAFPYFSRDMAEFWRRWHISLSTWFRDYLYIPLGGSRGSLAMKVRNTFIIFVVSGFWHGANWTFIVWGALNALYFLPLLLARKNRTHLGPVAENRILPSLREIWQMASTFALTVLAWVFFRAEDMAHAMAYLKGIFSTSLFTVPKGAHFLGSAMHPFVLFFLLGFFILIEWFGRKEQYAIGATLSSQPRFLRWLFYALLIFMLGVFAQTNETPFIYFQF; from the coding sequence ATGCTCTTCAACTCCCTCGACTTCGCCCTCTTTCTACCCATAGTGTTTGTACTCTATTGGTTTGTTACGGCACGTAATTTAAAACTGCAGAACTTGCTGATTGTGGTGGCCAGCTATGTGTTTTATGGATGGTGGGACTGGCGCTTTCTGTCGCTGATCCTGTTCAGTACGCTGGTCGACTATTTGGTGGGCCTGGGCCTGAGCAAGCAGGAAAATCTGTTGAAGCGGCGGGTATTGTTGTGGACCAGCATCGGGGTTAACCTGGGCTTCCTGGGCTTTTTTAAGTACTACAACTTTTTTCTGGACAACTTTATTGAGGCCTTTTCTTTCTTTGGCAGGGACATCAGTCCCAACTCCCTGAACATTATCCTGCCGGTGGGCATCAGTTTTTACACCTTCCAGACCTTGAGCTATTCCATTGATGTGTACAAGCGGAAGCTGGAGCCTACACGCGACTTTATTGCCTTTGCTGCCTTTGTGAGCTTTTTTCCGCAGCTGGTGGCGGGTCCTATTGAGCGGGCCAGCAATTTGCTGCCGCAGTTTTATGCCAGGCGCACTTTCGAGTACAGCAAGGCGGTAGATGGCTTGCGACAGATTCTTTGGGGCTTATTCAAAAAGGTGGTGATTGCCGACAACGCTGCCGAGTTTGCCAATATGTTTTTCAACACTCCGGCCGACTACCCGGGCAGTGTGCTGTTTTTGGGTGCGGTGTTCTTTGCCTTTCAAATCTACGGGGATTTCTCGGGCTACTCGGACATTGCCATTGGTACGGCGCGCTTGTTTGGCTTTTCCTTGATGCAGAACTTTGCCTTCCCCTACTTCTCGCGCGACATGGCGGAATTTTGGCGGCGCTGGCACATTTCGTTGAGCACCTGGTTCCGCGACTACCTGTACATTCCCTTGGGCGGCAGCAGGGGCAGTCTGGCTATGAAGGTGCGCAACACCTTCATCATTTTTGTGGTGAGCGGCTTTTGGCATGGGGCCAACTGGACTTTCATCGTATGGGGTGCGCTCAACGCGCTGTACTTTTTGCCTTTATTACTGGCGCGTAAAAACCGCACACACTTGGGTCCGGTAGCAGAAAACCGCATCCTGCCTTCCTTAAGAGAAATCTGGCAAATGGCCAGCACTTTTGCCCTTACGGTATTGGCCTGGGTTTTTTTCCGGGCAGAGGACATGGCGCATGCCATGGCCTACCTAAAGGGGATTTTTTCCACCTCGCTGTTTACAGTGCCAAAGGGCGCGCATTTTCTGGGCTCGGCCATGCATCCCTTTGTCTTATTCTTTCTATTGGGCTTTTTTATCTTGATTGAGTGGTTCGGGCGCAAGGAACAATATGCCATTGGGGCAACTCTAAGCAGCCAACCCCGCTTTTTGCGCTGGCTCTTTTATGCCTTACTTATTTTTATGTTGGGCGTGTTTGCCCAAACCAATGAAACGCCGTTCATTTACTTTCAGTTTTAG
- a CDS encoding protein-export chaperone SecB has protein sequence MEAKESPIKLLRFVVLGMEFRFIPPSKQNKSKSPDFFFQDYAIDIDFSHSAVDEEQFFVFAKIGVNNSSRPKHGYKIFIEGGASFSIPKQADLDENITKNLKYFSSVNIVIGYLRAAINTLTASAPLGPYLLPPIDMQDLIKRKSQSPSERE, from the coding sequence ATGGAAGCGAAAGAATCTCCAATTAAGCTTTTAAGGTTTGTTGTTTTGGGCATGGAATTTAGGTTTATTCCTCCTTCAAAGCAGAATAAATCTAAATCACCTGATTTTTTCTTTCAAGACTATGCAATTGACATCGATTTCTCACATAGTGCAGTGGATGAGGAGCAATTCTTCGTATTTGCAAAGATTGGGGTGAATAATTCTAGTAGACCAAAACACGGTTACAAAATATTTATTGAGGGAGGAGCATCATTTTCAATTCCAAAACAAGCAGATCTGGATGAAAACATTACTAAAAACCTTAAGTATTTTTCTTCAGTTAATATAGTAATAGGTTATTTGAGGGCAGCAATCAACACTCTGACTGCCTCTGCACCTTTGGGGCCATATTTATTACCACCAATAGATATGCAGGATTTGATCAAGCGTAAATCTCAGAGCCCATCTGAAAGAGAATAG